A single genomic interval of Ferviditalea candida harbors:
- a CDS encoding branched-chain amino acid ABC transporter permease, translating to MDFGQLMQFVITGLTIGSIYGLIAIGFVAVYNVTGVLNFAHGEFAMVGALTSISLIHAGLPLFLSIPLAIAITAFLGGMIEKTTLSPVRNASVVTLIIITLGLSIIIRGLGYILWGAYPLSMDPFSNNEPIHIWGAVLIPQSMWVFATMIVLLGGLYVFFEKTVFGAALKACVVNRKAAELMGINTKSLSTFSFIMSAAIGAVAGIVITPITSATYDMGLFLGLKGVVAMVLGGMNSLTGAVLGGLVLGLLETFAGGYVSTAYSDAISFAILILLLFFAPNGLLAKASGKRV from the coding sequence TTTACGGATTGATCGCGATCGGTTTTGTTGCCGTTTACAATGTGACGGGGGTTCTTAATTTTGCCCACGGCGAGTTCGCCATGGTCGGAGCCCTTACCAGCATTTCGCTCATTCATGCGGGACTTCCGTTATTCTTGTCCATCCCGCTGGCGATTGCGATTACGGCGTTCCTCGGCGGGATGATCGAGAAAACAACCCTATCTCCCGTAAGGAATGCTTCGGTAGTCACATTAATCATTATCACATTGGGACTCTCGATCATTATCAGGGGATTGGGTTACATCCTATGGGGAGCGTATCCCTTATCGATGGATCCGTTCTCCAATAATGAGCCGATCCATATTTGGGGCGCCGTGCTCATCCCGCAAAGCATGTGGGTGTTCGCGACAATGATAGTGCTTTTGGGCGGTTTATACGTATTTTTCGAAAAAACCGTTTTTGGAGCCGCATTAAAAGCATGCGTCGTTAACCGAAAAGCGGCGGAACTCATGGGCATTAACACGAAATCGCTGTCCACCTTTTCGTTTATCATGAGTGCGGCCATCGGCGCCGTCGCCGGAATCGTCATCACTCCGATTACAAGCGCAACCTACGACATGGGATTGTTTCTCGGCTTGAAGGGAGTTGTCGCGATGGTGCTTGGAGGAATGAACAGTTTGACGGGCGCGGTTCTTGGAGGGCTGGTTCTGGGATTGCTGGAAACGTTCGCCGGAGGATACGTCTCCACCGCTTACAGCGATGCCATCAGCTTTGCCATTCTGATATTATTGCTGTTCTTTGCTCCAAACGGATTATTGGCCAAGGCGTCAGGCAAGCGGGTCTAG
- a CDS encoding branched-chain amino acid ABC transporter permease, which translates to MRNRKQSFYAGRSKVFLSIFILMLLVLLFNDSTNLYGILTMIGIYSIVTLGLSLLMGYAGQISLGHAAFFGIGAYTSGILTTTHGVNPFLSMICGVAITFVIALLVGIPALKLQGFSLALATIGFNQIIYIVIISQSQLTGGASGFSGIPGLAVFGLNLSENRYYFLLVWMIVLLIAYVSMNIIDSHVGRVLRGIHDSEIATLTFGVNISAFKVQIFVLSAVYASIAGSLYAHFINFIAPPTFSVVASIQFLVMIAVGGSQSIWGAIIGTAAMTFIGEGVRTIVPLLMEGGGQVEVVVYGVVLVLVMMFMPKGLIPSLKNVWDRSGFSRRSAMLAKGEERRSG; encoded by the coding sequence ATGCGCAATCGCAAACAAAGCTTTTATGCCGGCCGTTCGAAAGTCTTTCTGTCCATTTTTATCCTGATGCTGCTGGTATTGCTGTTTAACGATTCCACAAATTTATACGGGATTTTAACCATGATCGGGATATACAGTATCGTTACCTTGGGGCTGTCGCTGTTAATGGGGTATGCCGGGCAAATTTCGCTGGGACATGCCGCATTTTTTGGAATAGGCGCCTATACATCGGGCATTCTGACCACAACCCACGGGGTCAATCCTTTCCTTTCCATGATCTGCGGTGTGGCGATAACCTTCGTCATCGCATTGCTTGTGGGGATTCCCGCGTTGAAGCTACAGGGTTTTTCGTTGGCGTTGGCCACGATCGGTTTTAATCAGATCATTTACATCGTCATCATCAGCCAATCCCAATTAACAGGCGGGGCTTCGGGGTTTTCCGGAATACCGGGGTTGGCCGTGTTTGGCCTGAACTTATCGGAAAACCGGTATTATTTTTTGCTCGTGTGGATGATCGTTCTGCTCATTGCTTATGTTTCGATGAATATTATCGATTCGCATGTCGGGAGGGTGCTGCGCGGCATTCACGACAGCGAAATCGCGACATTGACATTTGGCGTCAATATCTCCGCATTCAAGGTTCAAATCTTCGTGCTGAGCGCCGTGTATGCTTCCATTGCCGGAAGCTTGTACGCTCATTTTATCAACTTCATTGCTCCGCCAACCTTCAGCGTTGTCGCTTCCATCCAGTTTCTGGTGATGATCGCGGTCGGCGGTTCGCAGTCCATCTGGGGAGCAATCATAGGAACTGCCGCGATGACTTTTATCGGCGAAGGAGTTCGAACTATTGTCCCGCTGCTGATGGAAGGCGGCGGACAAGTGGAGGTTGTCGTTTATGGGGTTGTCCTGGTTCTGGTCATGATGTTTATGCCGAAAGGGCTGATTCCTTCGCTGAAGAACGTATGGGATCGGTCCGGATTCAGCCGTCGATCGGCAATGTTGGCAAAGGGGGAAGAGCGCCGAAGTGGATAA
- a CDS encoding ABC transporter ATP-binding protein, whose protein sequence is MDKPILRVNGLTKKFDGVTAVHDVAFEINRQEIVAVIGPNGAGKTTLFNMISGIIKPTSGEILFRGQRVDGQPVHELATKGMRRTFQNLETFNNMTVLENVMLGAHTKLRTNVFRAALARSVVRRDDRLAIDMAERALELVGLLDRRNEKAGNLSYGLQKLLEVARTIVTEPSLILLDEPLAGLNDTESAMLASIIRKMKLQGCSFLFVEHDVHTVMKLAERIVVMDFGSMIAQGTPAEVRSNPKVIKAYLGEEVQ, encoded by the coding sequence GTGGATAAGCCAATTTTACGGGTGAACGGATTAACCAAAAAATTTGATGGAGTGACTGCCGTTCATGATGTTGCATTTGAAATCAACCGTCAGGAAATCGTGGCAGTCATCGGACCGAACGGCGCCGGAAAAACAACGCTGTTTAATATGATTTCGGGGATCATTAAGCCTACCTCCGGGGAGATTCTTTTTCGGGGGCAACGGGTCGACGGTCAACCGGTCCATGAACTTGCCACAAAAGGCATGAGAAGAACGTTTCAAAATTTGGAAACCTTCAACAATATGACGGTTTTGGAAAACGTGATGTTGGGAGCGCATACCAAGCTGAGAACGAATGTTTTTCGTGCGGCATTGGCGCGATCGGTTGTCCGCCGGGATGACCGATTGGCCATCGATATGGCTGAACGGGCACTGGAATTGGTCGGATTGCTGGACAGAAGGAATGAAAAAGCGGGGAATCTTTCCTACGGACTTCAAAAGCTGTTGGAGGTGGCGCGAACGATCGTTACGGAGCCGTCGCTGATCTTGTTGGATGAGCCGCTGGCGGGTTTGAACGATACGGAAAGCGCCATGCTGGCTTCGATTATCCGGAAAATGAAACTACAGGGATGTTCTTTTTTGTTTGTCGAACACGACGTTCATACGGTGATGAAGCTTGCAGAAAGAATCGTGGTCATGGATTTCGGCAGCATGATCGCCCAGGGAACCCCTGCTGAAGTCCGGTCAAACCCCAAGGTGATTAAGGCGTATTTGGGCGAGGAGGTGCAATGA
- a CDS encoding ABC transporter ATP-binding protein, protein MFEVNQLDTYHGQIQALRSVRLRVEKGEIVAIIGSNGAGKSTLLGTVAGLYKPAQGEILLEGKSIRGLPAYQVVREGISLVPEGRQIFQNLSVKDNLVLGMYSNYYKNKQRLKSKLDLMLDMFPGLQKHLHNYGGNLSGGEQQMLAIARGLMSDPKLILFDEPSMGLAPLVVREILEALKQIKNELGTMVILVEQNVKAALQVADRAYVLDRGSIVLEGGARELLDHPMVQTAYLGQTEP, encoded by the coding sequence ATGTTCGAGGTGAATCAGCTTGATACGTATCACGGCCAGATCCAAGCGCTGAGATCGGTCAGATTGCGGGTGGAGAAAGGCGAGATTGTGGCCATCATCGGTTCCAACGGTGCGGGGAAAAGCACGTTATTGGGCACCGTGGCAGGGTTGTATAAACCGGCGCAGGGAGAGATATTGCTTGAGGGCAAGTCGATCAGAGGACTTCCCGCTTATCAGGTCGTTCGGGAAGGAATCAGCCTGGTGCCCGAGGGAAGGCAAATCTTTCAGAATCTGTCGGTCAAAGATAATCTTGTTCTCGGCATGTATAGCAATTATTATAAAAATAAACAGAGACTAAAATCAAAGTTGGATCTGATGCTCGATATGTTCCCCGGATTGCAGAAGCATTTGCACAACTATGGAGGCAACTTGAGCGGAGGCGAGCAGCAAATGCTGGCCATCGCAAGAGGGCTGATGTCCGATCCGAAGCTGATTTTGTTCGATGAGCCGTCGATGGGATTGGCTCCATTGGTTGTCAGGGAAATATTGGAGGCATTGAAGCAAATCAAAAACGAACTGGGAACCATGGTGATTTTGGTGGAACAGAACGTAAAAGCCGCTCTCCAAGTAGCGGATCGTGCGTATGTGCTCGATCGGGGAAGTATCGTGTTGGAAGGCGGCGCCAGGGAGCTTCTGGATCATCCCATGGTTCAGACCGCTTATCTCGGACAGACGGAACCTTAA
- a CDS encoding helix-turn-helix domain-containing protein, giving the protein MMNSRKDLLMMKIDDHLRKMARQLVKFDTLNETLDYLTESFWNKFFCDYVAIILKEGNLLKIKFEKGESKVLAQQFPLEGQDFSPLFLTKGVAHLTEIPEDQQCRFEQYLKAEGFSNWLTVPIKESDFDSLGICVIGYRKSVPFVVEKSVENLFLEFGKDIATSIGVAINRDNEKKKVIGIDWLKENIYLGSSIDQLIKKIVERAGHETNADSAYVYLYDEVLNEFVYHPPSYGVFGSTAKIKIHDDYNLFHHFRFLEKEGGNELTIPLMVNLKTIGVLHVAKTTDIFTREDKERLQFLSSYVSVLIENARLYKSELEAKSRLEKIVIQNQELVQQTATREDFAELVNTISRMIHSTVILYDRFFRPITYSMTADSNDIEQISAVLNDKKWEIMKDANQEQWIRLNDVLGEYGIWKVIGGKDLHGYLAINLDKQEIDVFIRMELNQALNVCAIQFIKQKLVADAKEQIKDSLFINQLLVEKIEDKSKIAQYSSLFNFNIHESHKIGLMSIEFNGKFYDEHDLFAQEITKNWLWERIREKLSQFDPDILLTRKDSYYVLFASEKKERENKNYWESIYHLIKKFVSNERPGGDIFLGISKSTESMDDYFTCYKQALQALNIVSLRHKNKGFLSFNGLGSYAVLHNLHDHDTGRLFIREYLDPLMASGNDKTRDLFDTLHVYLQVNGNMKDTAGCLHIHVNTLKYRLGKIKELLNLDIDDAEVRFNLMLAYKLYDLYHLSN; this is encoded by the coding sequence ATGATGAACAGCAGAAAAGATTTATTGATGATGAAAATCGATGATCATTTGCGAAAGATGGCCAGACAATTGGTCAAGTTCGACACGCTCAACGAAACGCTGGATTATTTGACGGAATCCTTCTGGAATAAATTCTTTTGCGATTACGTTGCGATCATTCTGAAGGAAGGAAATCTGTTGAAAATCAAATTTGAAAAGGGGGAATCGAAGGTCCTCGCCCAACAGTTTCCGTTGGAGGGCCAAGATTTTTCACCTTTATTTTTGACGAAGGGGGTCGCTCATCTCACTGAAATCCCGGAAGATCAGCAGTGCAGATTTGAACAATATTTAAAAGCGGAAGGATTCTCGAATTGGCTGACGGTTCCCATCAAGGAATCCGATTTTGACAGTTTGGGCATATGCGTGATCGGGTATCGGAAGAGTGTTCCCTTTGTTGTGGAAAAAAGCGTGGAAAACCTTTTTCTGGAATTTGGGAAAGATATCGCCACAAGCATCGGGGTAGCCATCAACAGGGATAATGAAAAGAAAAAAGTCATCGGTATTGATTGGCTGAAGGAGAACATTTATTTGGGATCCTCCATCGATCAGCTGATCAAAAAAATTGTGGAACGCGCAGGCCATGAAACAAACGCCGATTCAGCCTATGTCTATTTATATGATGAGGTACTCAATGAGTTTGTTTATCATCCGCCTTCTTATGGTGTATTCGGTTCAACCGCAAAGATAAAAATTCATGACGACTATAATCTTTTTCACCATTTTCGGTTTTTGGAGAAGGAGGGCGGCAATGAACTGACCATTCCCTTGATGGTGAACTTGAAAACGATCGGTGTTCTGCATGTCGCGAAAACAACCGATATCTTTACCCGTGAGGATAAAGAACGGCTGCAATTTCTGTCTTCGTACGTTTCCGTGCTGATCGAGAATGCCAGATTGTATAAAAGCGAGCTTGAAGCCAAATCCCGTCTTGAAAAGATCGTTATTCAGAATCAAGAGTTGGTTCAACAAACAGCGACGCGGGAAGATTTTGCGGAATTGGTCAATACGATATCGCGGATGATCCACAGCACGGTCATATTGTATGACCGTTTTTTTCGACCCATTACGTATTCAATGACTGCCGATTCGAACGATATCGAACAAATATCCGCCGTACTGAATGACAAAAAGTGGGAAATCATGAAAGATGCAAATCAGGAGCAGTGGATCCGGCTCAACGATGTTCTGGGTGAATACGGGATTTGGAAAGTGATCGGCGGGAAGGATTTGCATGGATATTTGGCCATTAATCTTGACAAACAAGAGATAGATGTGTTCATCCGGATGGAATTGAATCAAGCATTGAATGTGTGCGCCATTCAATTCATCAAGCAAAAATTGGTTGCGGATGCAAAAGAGCAAATTAAGGACAGCTTGTTTATTAACCAGCTGCTTGTTGAAAAAATCGAAGACAAATCGAAAATTGCGCAGTATTCCAGCTTGTTCAATTTCAACATTCACGAGTCTCATAAGATCGGTCTGATGTCCATCGAGTTTAACGGGAAATTTTATGACGAACATGATCTTTTCGCTCAGGAGATAACCAAAAATTGGCTTTGGGAACGAATACGGGAAAAGTTGTCCCAATTTGATCCGGATATCCTGTTGACACGAAAGGACAGCTATTACGTATTATTCGCCTCGGAGAAAAAAGAGCGGGAAAATAAAAACTACTGGGAAAGCATCTATCATTTAATTAAAAAGTTTGTTTCGAACGAAAGACCGGGTGGCGATATCTTTTTGGGAATCAGCAAAAGCACGGAAAGCATGGATGATTATTTCACGTGCTATAAACAAGCGCTGCAAGCCCTCAATATTGTAAGTCTCCGTCATAAAAATAAAGGCTTCCTCAGCTTTAACGGATTGGGATCCTATGCGGTGCTGCATAATCTTCATGATCATGATACAGGCAGATTGTTTATCAGAGAATATCTTGATCCGCTAATGGCAAGCGGGAATGATAAAACAAGGGATCTATTCGATACCCTGCATGTTTACCTGCAGGTGAACGGGAATATGAAAGATACGGCCGGTTGCCTTCATATACATGTGAATACGCTGAAATATCGTTTGGGCAAAATCAAGGAGCTCTTAAATCTGGATATTGATGATGCGGAAGTACGTTTTAATCTGATGCTGGCATATAAGCTATACGACTTATATCATTTGTCGAATTAG
- a CDS encoding GNAT family N-acetyltransferase: protein MDALEYHITDVWDLARWAAVEQIYEQAFPHGRKSGDIIRRMFERRLCQLHTIADGSEIVGMALTGIDHEANALIIDYLAVGKDVRGNGYGRLLLNRIKQWARTAAGCKGIIIEVESEPTKENIQRIHFWESNGFHLTAYVHQYIWVPEPYKAMYLNFDDGNRLPEDGGMLFRSITRFHEKSFRRR from the coding sequence TTGGACGCACTAGAGTATCACATCACTGATGTATGGGACCTAGCCCGTTGGGCTGCGGTCGAGCAAATCTATGAGCAAGCGTTTCCCCACGGCAGGAAAAGCGGCGATATCATTCGTCGTATGTTCGAAAGGCGTCTGTGCCAGTTGCACACAATCGCCGACGGCTCTGAAATCGTTGGAATGGCGTTGACCGGAATCGACCATGAAGCTAACGCATTAATAATCGATTATTTGGCGGTTGGGAAGGATGTTCGCGGCAACGGATACGGACGACTATTGCTGAACCGCATTAAACAATGGGCACGCACAGCTGCCGGCTGCAAAGGGATCATCATCGAAGTGGAATCCGAACCGACGAAGGAAAACATACAGCGAATCCATTTCTGGGAATCAAACGGCTTCCATCTCACCGCTTATGTTCATCAATACATTTGGGTACCGGAACCCTATAAAGCAATGTATTTGAACTTTGATGATGGTAATCGGCTGCCAGAGGATGGGGGAATGCTGTTTCGCAGCATTACTCGATTTCATGAAAAATCATTTCGCCGCAGGTAA